Proteins encoded together in one Synechococcus sp. A15-62 window:
- a CDS encoding RNA methyltransferase — MSLPDQLLLSDLLSHTVRCDLGLDHGPGVMAWMHPPVHRLLGWVSRPSALRMSRDVWRLNQCCGLSDQQVFVRGEPAVTDQVTLERLPTLMDAALLDRDGERIGSVVDLDFRPADGAILHYLIARSDPRLPGSSRWRLAPDRILDQQPGQIQTGLMGLDDLPMARASVRQDLLQRTQHWRDQLRSMGDRATDRLEGWLDDSPIDELRSESVRSTADYDDEPEDVSGPEVWDDESWDDTSSRRRREEEDPWV, encoded by the coding sequence GTGTCGCTACCGGATCAGCTGCTTCTGAGTGATCTTCTGAGTCACACGGTCCGTTGTGATCTGGGCCTTGATCACGGGCCAGGGGTCATGGCTTGGATGCATCCGCCGGTGCATCGTCTGCTCGGTTGGGTCAGTCGCCCATCGGCCCTGCGCATGTCACGTGATGTGTGGCGTTTGAACCAGTGTTGTGGTTTGAGCGATCAACAGGTGTTCGTGCGTGGCGAACCGGCGGTCACCGATCAGGTGACCTTGGAGCGCTTGCCGACGCTGATGGATGCAGCCCTGCTCGACCGTGACGGAGAGCGGATTGGCAGCGTTGTGGACCTTGATTTTCGACCTGCTGATGGCGCGATTCTTCACTACTTGATCGCCCGCAGCGATCCGCGTTTACCGGGAAGTTCCCGATGGCGTTTGGCTCCCGATCGCATCCTTGATCAACAACCGGGTCAGATCCAAACCGGCCTGATGGGATTGGATGATCTGCCGATGGCCCGCGCCAGCGTTCGTCAGGATCTGCTCCAACGCACCCAACATTGGCGGGACCAGTTGCGGTCAATGGGTGACCGTGCAACCGATCGTCTGGAGGGTTGGTTGGACGACTCGCCCATCGATGAGCTGCGATCGGAAAGCGTGCGCTCTACAGCCGACTACGACGACGAACCAGAGGACGTGTCCGGACCAGAGGTCTGGGACGACGAAAGCTGGGACGACACCTCCTCCCGACGCCGTCGCGAGGAGGAAGACCCCTGGGTCTGA